The following coding sequences are from one Betaproteobacteria bacterium window:
- a CDS encoding ATP-binding protein → MSDAPLQSSLFEEDYLLRELGQVAHVPQVALTELVANAWDAGATRVDVVLPGEIEGTLTVTDDGHGMNPQQFRRRWMTLRYDRLMHQSANVEFPAGRPARPRKAYGRNGVGRHGLLCFANEYQVETWRDGVLATFVVGTESGQSPFVLRSETIGTRTGNGTRLSVRVVRKLPDADEILTVLAARFIHDPEFEIRVNGVLRPFSEIDGRVSESTLDLGSGRSATVIVIDSTRLNHSSVHQGIAFWVQRRLVGTPSWAIGQVANFDGRTRFARRYKVIVDTQGFEPDVEPDWTGFRSTDAVRELYRVTAEHIGKVAKELASEIVEEASADALTQNRSELSALGQGARLEVAEFTKAIAQAHPTISPDFLATAVKAVINLEKSKSGAALLHKLSTLPPDDVDGLDQLLTEWSIKDALRVLDEIDSRISVIETIRRLADDPHTDELHTLHPLILRARWLFGPEFESQEYCSNATLQTVARELFDSREAQFINERNRPDIVVLPDKTSCQLTGIEAFDPADPTLTQMQNILLIELKKGGFELTRKEVNQADGYVQDIAASGAVSGTPYICAWVVGQKVAAGVAKDKTLRNESRDYGRVRATTFGTLVDTANRRLLKLRDVLATRYGSVSTDALLNRVFAQPDQGNIGI, encoded by the coding sequence ATGTCTGACGCGCCCCTGCAGTCCTCGCTGTTCGAGGAAGACTACCTGTTGCGCGAGCTCGGTCAGGTGGCTCACGTGCCGCAGGTGGCGCTGACCGAACTGGTGGCCAATGCCTGGGATGCCGGTGCGACGCGGGTGGACGTGGTGTTGCCTGGCGAGATCGAAGGCACGCTGACCGTCACCGACGACGGCCACGGCATGAACCCACAGCAGTTTCGGCGGCGCTGGATGACCTTACGCTACGACCGTTTGATGCATCAGAGCGCGAATGTCGAATTTCCTGCCGGCCGCCCCGCACGGCCGCGCAAGGCTTACGGGCGCAACGGCGTAGGCCGGCACGGATTGCTGTGCTTTGCCAATGAATATCAAGTCGAGACCTGGCGCGATGGCGTGCTGGCAACATTCGTAGTCGGCACTGAGTCCGGCCAGAGCCCGTTTGTGCTGCGGAGTGAAACGATAGGCACACGCACAGGCAATGGCACGCGCCTTTCCGTGCGGGTAGTACGCAAACTGCCGGATGCCGACGAAATCCTCACCGTACTGGCGGCGCGCTTCATTCACGACCCGGAGTTTGAAATCCGCGTCAATGGCGTGCTGCGCCCGTTTAGCGAGATCGACGGCAGGGTCAGCGAATCGACGCTCGATCTTGGTTCGGGACGCAGCGCGACCGTAATCGTCATCGACTCCACCCGACTCAATCACTCCTCCGTGCATCAAGGCATCGCTTTCTGGGTGCAGCGCCGGCTGGTGGGCACGCCGTCATGGGCCATCGGCCAAGTGGCCAATTTCGATGGGCGCACCCGTTTCGCGCGGCGCTACAAGGTGATTGTCGATACCCAAGGCTTCGAGCCCGATGTCGAGCCCGACTGGACCGGGTTCCGCAGCACGGATGCGGTGCGCGAGTTGTACCGGGTGACCGCCGAACATATCGGCAAGGTCGCCAAGGAGTTGGCCAGCGAGATTGTGGAAGAAGCCTCGGCCGATGCCCTGACGCAAAACCGTAGCGAGTTGTCGGCACTGGGCCAAGGCGCGCGTCTCGAGGTGGCCGAGTTCACCAAGGCCATCGCCCAGGCGCACCCGACCATTTCACCGGATTTTCTGGCAACCGCCGTCAAGGCCGTCATCAACCTCGAAAAATCCAAGAGCGGCGCGGCCTTGTTGCACAAGTTGTCGACCCTGCCGCCGGACGATGTGGACGGGCTGGATCAACTATTGACCGAATGGTCGATCAAGGACGCGCTGCGCGTGCTGGATGAGATCGATAGCCGGATCAGCGTCATCGAGACCATTCGCCGGCTGGCTGACGATCCGCATACCGATGAACTGCACACACTGCACCCGCTGATTCTGCGCGCACGCTGGTTGTTCGGCCCCGAGTTCGAGTCGCAGGAATACTGCTCGAATGCCACGCTGCAGACCGTGGCGCGCGAACTGTTCGATAGCCGGGAGGCACAATTCATCAATGAAAGGAATCGCCCCGACATTGTGGTGCTGCCGGACAAGACATCTTGCCAGCTAACCGGCATCGAGGCATTCGATCCGGCGGACCCCACGCTCACGCAGATGCAGAACATTCTGTTGATCGAACTGAAGAAAGGAGGCTTTGAACTGACCCGCAAGGAGGTCAATCAGGCCGATGGTTACGTTCAGGACATCGCCGCGTCGGGTGCCGTATCCGGCACCCCGTATATCTGCGCCTGGGTGGTCGGACAGAAAGTGGCCGCCGGTGTGGCGAAAGACAAAACGCTGCGCAATGAAAGCCGCGACTACGGCCGCGTGCGGGCCACAACATTCGGGACGCTGGTTGATACCGCCAACCGCCGACTTCTCAAACTGC
- a CDS encoding restriction endonuclease subunit S yields the protein MIRSLKVQLGHNSETTYRPLVEVAPLARREVTIDPEASYTELGVRSFHKGTFHRRTLKGAEFTWQGLYRINQNDLVFSNIMAWEGAVAMAKPEDDGCIGNHRMLTCACDPERINPAFLAHYFKTPEGMVKLVGASTGTVARNRTLTATSLAKITVPVPALSIQDRIVLHLEMLAEKARQLEAHLDAADNASAALLLSLHHKLGSGRTVRLGDIIELHELAEPIRLEGQYPQVGVRGFGGGLFAKAAITGSDTAYKSFNRLYTDAIVLSQVKGWEGAIALCPTELDGMFVSPEYRTFRCKPMEASAAYLGELFRTEWFWSQLQEATRGVGARRERTRPEQFLNIQLPMPALVDQLKIAEILAKQIPLKAKHTAIRAANAALLPATLERVFQSGVAAHV from the coding sequence ATGATACGCAGCCTGAAAGTTCAACTGGGGCACAACAGTGAGACAACATACCGCCCGCTTGTTGAAGTGGCCCCCTTGGCTCGACGCGAAGTAACCATCGACCCAGAGGCCAGCTATACCGAACTCGGTGTCCGCAGTTTTCACAAAGGCACGTTTCATCGCCGCACGCTGAAGGGCGCCGAATTTACCTGGCAAGGCTTGTACCGCATTAACCAAAACGATCTGGTTTTTAGCAACATCATGGCTTGGGAGGGGGCCGTGGCTATGGCAAAGCCAGAAGATGATGGGTGCATTGGGAACCATCGCATGCTTACCTGCGCCTGCGATCCCGAGCGCATTAACCCAGCGTTTCTGGCGCACTACTTCAAAACCCCAGAAGGAATGGTCAAGCTGGTTGGCGCATCCACCGGAACCGTAGCTCGCAATCGCACACTGACCGCCACGTCGCTGGCAAAAATCACGGTACCGGTACCGGCCTTAAGCATTCAGGATCGCATCGTTCTGCACCTCGAAATGCTGGCCGAGAAAGCCCGACAACTCGAAGCGCATCTGGATGCCGCTGACAATGCTTCTGCCGCCTTGCTATTGAGCCTGCATCACAAGTTGGGCTCGGGCCGAACGGTTCGCTTGGGCGACATCATCGAGTTGCATGAGCTAGCGGAGCCTATCAGGCTTGAAGGCCAATATCCGCAGGTTGGCGTCCGTGGCTTCGGTGGTGGCCTGTTTGCCAAAGCGGCAATCACCGGTTCGGATACTGCGTACAAGTCCTTCAATCGCCTTTACACCGACGCCATCGTACTAAGTCAGGTCAAAGGCTGGGAAGGCGCCATCGCGCTTTGTCCTACCGAGCTGGACGGGATGTTCGTTTCGCCGGAATACCGCACTTTCCGATGCAAACCGATGGAGGCCAGCGCCGCCTATCTCGGCGAACTATTCAGAACCGAGTGGTTCTGGTCTCAACTTCAAGAAGCAACCCGAGGAGTCGGTGCGCGGAGGGAGCGCACTCGGCCAGAGCAGTTTCTGAATATTCAGTTGCCCATGCCAGCGCTGGTGGATCAATTAAAGATTGCCGAGATATTGGCCAAACAAATTCCGCTAAAAGCCAAACACACCGCCATCCGCGCCGCCAATGCCGCGCTACTGCCAGCAACGCTGGAGCGCGTATTCCAATCCGGAGTTGCCGCCCATGTCTGA
- a CDS encoding DUF1016 family protein, with translation MSDLAPASADYSGMQGDIIALLEAARRTAARSVNALMTASYWEIGRRILEFEQGGQDRATYGEALIQRLSADLTRCFGRGFSPRNIEQMRQFYQCWPAEQIRQTLSGKLATGKIPQTVSAELTSSLISQTPSALSADLPALAQAFPLPWSAYVRLLSVKNEMARAFYETEALRGGWSVRQLDRQIGSQFYERTALSHNKVAMLQKGEDSESGDVLTPEQAIKDPFVLEFLNLKDEYSESDLEDALIQHLADFLLELGDDFTFVGRQRRLRIDDNWFRIDLLFFHRQLKCLVVIDLKVGKFSYADAGQMHLYLNYAREHWMKPGENPPVGLILCAEKGAAEAHYALEGLSNKVLAAEYQMMLPDEKLLADELDKTRRALDARRVGQSGEDEAVE, from the coding sequence ATGAGTGATCTTGCGCCTGCCAGCGCCGACTACAGTGGTATGCAAGGCGACATCATCGCCTTGCTCGAAGCCGCTCGCCGCACTGCTGCCCGCAGCGTTAATGCGCTGATGACGGCCAGCTATTGGGAGATCGGCCGGCGTATTCTCGAATTTGAACAGGGTGGCCAGGATCGGGCGACTTATGGCGAGGCCTTGATCCAGCGCCTGTCGGCCGACCTGACCCGCTGCTTTGGGCGTGGTTTCTCGCCCCGCAACATCGAGCAAATGCGCCAGTTCTACCAATGTTGGCCGGCTGAGCAGATTCGTCAGACGCTGTCTGGCAAATTGGCCACTGGCAAGATTCCGCAGACAGTGTCTGCGGAATTGACCTCGTCGCTGATTTCGCAGACACCGTCTGCGCTTTCCGCCGACCTGCCGGCGCTTGCTCAAGCCTTTCCCCTGCCGTGGTCGGCCTACGTCCGTCTGCTCTCGGTCAAAAACGAGATGGCCCGCGCCTTTTACGAAACCGAGGCCCTGCGCGGCGGCTGGTCGGTACGCCAGCTCGACCGGCAGATCGGCAGCCAGTTCTACGAGCGCACCGCGCTGTCGCACAACAAGGTGGCGATGCTGCAAAAAGGCGAAGACAGCGAATCCGGCGATGTGCTCACCCCCGAGCAGGCCATTAAAGACCCCTTCGTACTTGAATTCCTTAACCTCAAGGACGAATACTCCGAATCGGATCTGGAAGACGCACTGATCCAGCATCTGGCCGACTTCCTGCTTGAACTGGGCGACGACTTCACCTTCGTCGGCCGCCAGCGCCGCCTGCGCATCGACGACAACTGGTTCCGTATCGATCTGCTGTTCTTCCACCGCCAGCTCAAGTGTCTGGTGGTCATCGACCTCAAGGTCGGCAAATTCAGCTATGCCGATGCCGGGCAAATGCACCTGTACTTGAACTACGCCCGCGAGCACTGGATGAAGCCTGGCGAAAACCCGCCCGTAGGCCTGATCCTCTGCGCTGAAAAGGGGGCAGCCGAAGCGCATTACGCACTGGAGGGGCTGTCCAACAAGGTGCTGGCCGCCGAATACCAGATGATGCTGCCCGATGAAAAGCTGCTGGCCGATGAACTGGACAAGACGCGACGGGCACTGGATGCACGGCGAGTGGGGCAGTCTGGCGAAGACGAGGCTGTGGAATGA